The segment TCATTACATTTAGAGCTTGTTAATTTTGCATTGAATTTATTTTGAAATTCAATAACCAATTCTTTTAAATGGTCACTTTTATGTGCTCTTTCATTTGTAAATAATATTCCAAGAACAGCTAAAGCTCCAGAGATAGCGCCACATGTAGTTTCTGTCCACATTCCACCACTAAAAGGTGCTAAAGCTTTTAAAGTTTTTTCATCTAAATTTAAATTGTATGCTTCATTAGCTGCATAAATCATTGTTTCAGAACAACTTAAATCGTATGTAGTCTTATCTCTATATTTTTTCATAATATCTATGAACATAAAAATCCCTCCATATTGTAGAAATTCAATATTATTTTTTTCTGGAATGAAAGTAACCAAATCCAAACATAACAACCAATATAAAAACACCAGCTAATAATGGTGCAAAGCTATTATTACGCATAAAAATCCTCCTAAGTTCAACTAGAATTTATTTTTTGATAATATACAAACTAAAACAATAATTATATTATATAATATAAAATAAGAAATTTGTATTAAATTAATAAGTCACTAATGCAAGTTTTCAGAATTTTGTAAAAACAAAGAAATATACGGTGTAAAGGTTTTAAAAAGGAGTTTTTTTAATAGTTTAACGTATACATATAAATATAAGTTTATTGTAATTAGTAAATTGTGTATATAAAATATAATATCTATAATAGTGCAAAAATGATTGAATAATTTTACAGTTAAATAAAACAAAAAAACATTTATACAAAATACTGTTATAATTAAGTTCTCACACAATAACAATAACAAGGAGTTATGCATAAATGTTTCAGAACTTAATTATATCAAATGAATTATCACTATACAAATTTTTTAAACAATTAAATTTTGATTTATATCTAACTAAACCTCAATTAGAGCATTTAGAAGGTACTATGACTGCTATGATTTTAAAAGGATTTAATGGTAAAGTATCTGACATAGCGGAGCTTGCTTCTAAAAGGCATAGAACTAGTATTACAAGATTTTTATCTAAAAGCAATTGGGATGAAAATTTATTAATAAATGCTTTGAAATCTAAGGTTATAGAGCTTATTTGGAATAAATCCGAGAAATCACAAAAACCAATTTATTTAATAATTGATGATACTATTTCTGAAAAAACAAAGCCCTCGTCAAAGGCAATAAATCCTATAGAAAAATGTTATTTTCACAATTCACATTTAAAAAGGAAAACAGTATATGGTCATCAATTAGTGGTTGCCTTACTTTCTTGTGATGGTTTAGTTTTACCTTACTCAATAGAAATCTACGATAAGAGTAATATGAGTAAGATAGATATAGCTACTAAATTAATTAAATCAATGCCTAAACCTGTTAATAAAGGGTATATTTTATGTGATAGTTGGTATAGTTGTAAAGCTATTTTTAAAGCTTCTGCGTTAGCAGGCTACGCTTATATTGGTGCACTTAAAACTAATAGAGTTATATATCCTAAAGGTCATGAAAGATTAGGAATAAAATTACATAAATTTGCTACTAGTTTAAATAAAGATTCCTTTGACCTCGTCAAAGTTAAAGGTAAGCATTACTATATTTATAACTATATTGGACACTTAAATGATATGAAAAATGTTTCAATAATTTTAAGTTATCCCAAAGAATCCTTTCAAAAAGAAGGTTCTTTAAAAGCATTTATATCCACAGACCTAGTATTAAAACCTTTAGATATTCTATTTAAATACACCGACAGGTGGGTTATTGAACCATTCTTCAGAGATTGCAAAAATTATTTAGGTTTAGATAGTTATCAAGTAAGAAGTGAAAGAAGTATCCTTCGATATCTTACTATAATGTTTATAACCTATACTTATTGTAAGTTATACTCAAGCAAAACTTTACAATTCAATACAGGGTTAAAATTAGCTAAAAATAATTTTAAAAAAGCTCAAATTATTTTTATTTATTCAGCAGCCTTAAACGGCCAACCTATAGAAAAAATTTTTGAAAATTTAAAAATAGCATAAAATAGTATTTATCTATTTAACTGTAAAATTATTCAATTTAAAATGCACTATTATAGTAATATAAAGAAGTTAAAGTATATAAACAAAAGGAGCGTATATTATGGTATTGTCTATAGATGAAAAAAATGAATATAGTAAATATATTGTTAATTCTCTAGTTCAAAAATTTAGGTATTCTGAAAAAGAGGCAATAACTATGGTTAAAAAATCTTCTATTATAGATGATATTTCAAATGATTATGATAAAATTATAAGATTTAATTCAGATGATTTAGCACAAGAATTAATTGTAAAATATAAAAATACAGAAGTTTAAAATAATTAATGTTATATAATTTAATTATTAAATTAGTTTGTTAAATTAATTGTATATCTAAATTTTTCTCCTTTTACTAAAGAAACAGTGTATTCTATAATATATTTTTTTTCATAGCTAATTCTTTCAACATTCATACAAGCCAGAGGTTTTTGTTTACTAGCATCTAAGTATTCTTTTACCTTATTACTAGCAAGAATAGGGTAAAAAGTTTGTTTAGCATTAGAAAAAGTTACATTGTAGTCATATCTTAGGACATCATATAAAGATCTTTCATTTAAATTTACATTTTCAAAATTTTTGAATCTTTTAGCAGGTAAATAAGTTGTTTCAAAAAGTATAGGTTCATCTTCGATTTTTCTTATAATTTGTATTTTGTAGACTTTGTCAGTATAAGTTAGATTCATAATAGTAGATATAGTTTTATCTGGAACTATTAAATCTAAGTTAATTAATTGATATTTTGGTTTCTTACCATGTTTTTTAATTTCATCAGAGAAATTATACAGGCTATTTAAATCTTGTGGAAATGGTCTTACAGATACAAAACTACCTTTGCCTTTTGCTTTATATATAAATCCGAATTTTTCAAGTTCACTTAAAGTTTGACGGATTGTAGATCTGCTAATTTTATATTTTTCACACAATTCATTTTCTGAGGGTAGTTTCCAACCATCTTGCACATCTCCGCATTCTATTTTTTCCTTAAACATAGTATATAATTGAATATATAAAGGTGTATTACTGTTTTTATCTAACATGATTAAAATAAGTCCTCCTATAAAAGTTAAGTAAAGTCAACATATAACAGTTATATTATAGCATTTATGAACATATGGGTTAATATAAGAAAATAAAACCAGTAGAAAAATTTGAAAAAAGAGTATTTTATTATAAATGAAAGAAAATACTTAAAAAACACATAAAAACCAATAAAATTCTGTTATGGTAATAAATAATATAAATTGACATTTATTATAAAATAAAGTAATTTATAAGCAACACAAAGTTTTTGAGTGTTATATTTTTTTAAGCTAACTTGTACGTACAAGTCGTAAGTAAACGTTTTAAAACACTTTAAATTAAATATTAAGAAATATAATTATTTTTTTAATACAACTTGTACGTACAAGTTGTATGATAGTTAAGTTTAAATTTATGATGGAGAGAGGAGAATATATCATGTTTTTAACTATTGGATCTTTTTTATCATTTACTATTATAGTTGCAATTATTTCTTACATTAAAACGAAAGGTAGTGATAGTACAGCAAAAGGGTACTTTTTAGCTGGAAGAGGATTGTCGGCAACTGTAATTGCAAGTTCTATGGTTCTTACAAGTTTGTCTACAGAACAATTGGTAGGCGTTAATGGAGATTCTTATGCTTCAAACTTTTCTATTATGGCTTGGACTGTAGTATCTATAATACCATTAATAGTTTTAGCAGTGTATCTATTACCTAAATATCTTAAAGGTGGATTTACAACAATACCAGAATTTTTTCAAGAAAGATATGATGAAAAAACAAGAAGATTAATGTCCATATTATTTTTAATAGGATATACATTTGTTATGATTCCAGGGTCATTATATTCAGGTGCAATAGCTTTTACAAAAATATTTAATGTTTCTGAAATGTTTCATTTAAGTTTTTCAGCTTCTTTATGGTTAGTTGTTTGGATTACAGGAATTATTGGAGGAATATATGCCATATTTGGAGGGTTAAAAGCAGTAGCAGTGTCTGATACTTTGAATGGTATTGGATTATTTATAGGTGGATTATTCATACCTGTTTTTGGTCTTTTGTTTATAGGAAAAGGAAATGTAATGCATGGCTTGAATATAATTTTAACTGAGCATCCAGAAAAACTTAATGCCATTGGTTCTGCAAGTTCATCAACTCCATGGACTACAATTTTTACAGGAATACTTATTGTAAATTTCTTTTATTGGAGTACAAACCAAGCTATAGTGCAAAGATCATTGGCAGCTAAAAATTTAGCAGCTGGACAAAAAGGAATATTAATGGCAGGGGTTATGTTACTGTTATTACCAGTAATATTAAACTTACCAGGAACTATTTCTTATATTGTATTTGGTGATAGTCTTGCAAAAGCAGATTTTGCTTATCCAGCTTTAGTTGCTAAAGTTCTACCAAAATGCCTTTTAGGATTTTTCACAGCTACTATTTTAGGAGCCATACTAAGTACTTTCAATTCATTTGTAAATAGTGCTGCTACATTATTCTGTGTAGATATATACAAGCCTAAAATAAAGCCTAATGCAACAGATGATGAAATGATTAAAATGGCTAAGATTGTAAGTACAATAATAGCATTAATATCTATGTTTATAGCTCCATTACTTCAATATGGATCAGATGGAATATTCCTAATACTAAGAAGGTTTGCTGGATTCTTCAATATTCCAATAGTAGCTCTTGTATGTATAGGATTTTTAAATAAAACTGTTTCAGGAAAAGCTGCAAGAATAACAGTTTATCTTCATATAATTTTATATTATTCTTTAGTTTGGGTATTTAAAGTTAACGTAAACTTTACTCATATAATGGGTGCATTATTTGTATTTGATGTTGTTTTAATGTTAGTACTATCATTAAAATTCAAAAGAACAACTCCATATGTTCCAAATAAGGTGAACAAGTCAAATGTAGATTTGCATTATTGGAAGTATTCAATGTTAGCAGGATTATTACTAGCTTTCGCATTAATATATATGTATGGTGTTTTATCACCAATAGGAATAGCAACAAAAACACCTAATGGAAAGTTCGGAATGTATTCGTTGGTTTATTGGATGATAGTTTTACCTATTACGTTAGTATGCCATAATGCATTTGTTAAAAAATGTATTAAAGCTAAAGTTAATGAAGTTTCAGAAATAGCTTAAAAGTTAGTCAGATAAAAATTTATGACATAATAATATGAGGTGAGAATATGAAAAAGAAAAATATACTTTTAATTACTAGTGATCAACAACATTGGAATACCATAGGAGCATTTAATAAAGAAATAAAAACTCCAAATTTAGATAGATTAGTAAAGGAAGGAACAACATTTTCTAGAGCTTATTGTCCCAATCCTACTTGTACACCAACTAGATGTACTATGATAACAGGACTTTATCCAAGTCAGCATGGAGGTTGGTCATTAGGAACTAAAATGCCAGAGAATACTTTAACTATAGGTGATATTTTACAAGATAATGATTATAGAACTGCATTAGTTGGAAAAGCTCACTTTCAACACAATCTTCAAAACGAGAAATATCCATCTTTAGAGGCTATGCCAATTCTTCATGATTTAGATTTTTGGAGAAAGTTTGATGAAAAATTTTATGGATTTGAACATATAGAGTTAACAAGAAATCATACAGTTGAGTTTTTAGTTGGACAACATTATGCTATTTGGATGGAAGACAATGGTCTTAAGAATTGGAAAGATTATTTCCAACCACCAATAGGAAACTTAAATCCGAATGCAAAGAGATTATGGGATATACCAGAAAAATTCCATTATGATAATTGGATTGCAGAAAGAACAAATTTATTATTAGAACAATATAAGGATAACAATGAAAACTTCTTCTTATGGTCTAGTTTCTTCGATCCGCATCCACCATATTTTGTACCTGAACCTTGGGCTTCTATGTATAGTTCAGATGATATAACATTACCTCATTATCTTAATGGAGAACATACAACTACATCACCAATATTGAAAAAGACCCAAGAAAAAGACCCTGATTTTTCAGAGTATTATGAGCCACAAGATAAAAATTGGTTACATGGATGCCATTCACATCTTCAAGATAAAGAAGAATTAAAGAAAGATATTGCCATTTATTATGGTATGGTTAGTATGATGGATCACTATATAGGAAAGATATTAGATAAATTAGAGGAACTTGGAATGGCTGAGGATACTATAGTTGTATTTACAAGCGATCATGGTCATTTCTTTGGACAACATGGATTAATTGCAAAAGGACCATTCCATTATGAAGATATGATAAAAATTCCGTTTATAGTAAGAGAACCAGGAGTTGTACCAGCAAATAAAGTTAATGATTCACTTCAATCACTTGTAGATTTAACGCCTACACTTTTAAGTAAAGTAGGAATAGAAGTTCCAAGAACTATGGCTGGTAAAGATGAAAGTAGTGTATGGAACGGAGAAAAAGAATCATTAAGAACTTATGTAACATGTGAAAATCAACATACAGAAACTACTGTAAACCTAAGAACATTAGTAAATAAAAGATATAAAATAACAGTATATTATGACAGGGAACACGGAGAACTATATGATTTAGAAAAGGATCCTAAAGAGTTTAATAATCTTTGGAATGATCCAGAATATGCTGAATTAAAATCAAAAATGTTACTAGAGTTTATGTGGGCTGAAATGGATAAGGTTCCACTTTGGATGCCTAGAGTAAGTCTTGCATAATTAAATATAGTAACTTAGGAAGGTGATAAGAACATCTTCCTTATACATAGGGGTATTAGACAAAAATTATAAGTTGATGTTTTATAAATAAGTAATATTAAAATATTTGACATATGGAAAAAATAGTTATAATATATATTTAAACTATAATAGTGCAAAAATGATTGAATAATTTTACAGTTAAATAAAACAAAAAAACATTTATACAAAATACTGTTATAATTAAGTTCTCACACAATAACAATAACAAGGAGTTATGCATAAATGTTTCAGAACTTAATTATATCAAATGAATTATCACTATACAAATTTTTTAAACAATTAAATTTTGATTTATATCTAACTAAACCTCAATTAGAGCATTTAGAAGGTACTATGACTGCTATGATTTTAAAAGGATTTAATGGTAAAGTATCTGACATAGCGGAGCTTGCTTCTAAAAGGCATAGAACTAGTATTACAAGATTTTTATCTAAAAGCAATTGGGATGAAAATTTATTAATAAATGCTTTGAAATCTAAGGTTATAGAGCTTATTTGGAATAAATCCGAGAAATCACAAAAACCAATTTATTTAATAATTGATGATACTATTTCTGAAAAAACAAAGCCCTCGTCAAAGGCAATAAATCCTATAGAAAAATGTTATTTTCACAATTCACATTTAAAAAGGAAAACAGTATATGGTCATCAATTAGTGGTTGCCTTACTTTCTTGTGATGGTTTAGTTTTACCTTACTCAATAGAAATCTACGATAAGAGTAATATGAGTAAGATAGATATAGCTACTAAATTAATTAAATCAATGCCTAAACCTGTTAATAAAGGGTATATTTTATGTGATAGTTGGTATAGTTGTAAAGCTATTTTTAAAGCTTCTGCGTTAGCAGGCTACGCTTATATTGGTGCACTTAAAACTAATAGAGTTATATATCCTAAAGGTCATGAAAGATTAGGAATAAAATTACATAAATTTGCTACTAGTTTAAATAAAGATTCCTTTGACCTCGTCAAAGTTAAAGGTAAGCATTACTATATTTATAACTATATTGGACACTTAAATGATATGAAAAATGTTTCAATAATTTTAAGTTATCCCAAAGAATCCTTTCAAAAAGAAGGTTCTTTAAAAGCATTTATATCCACAGACCTAGTATTAAAACCTTTAGATATTCTATTTAAATACACCGACAGGTGGGTTATTGAACCATTCTTCAGAGATTGCAAAAATTATTTAGGTTTAGATAGTTATCAAGTAAGAAGTGAAAGAAGTATCCTTCGATATCTTACTATAATGTTTATAACCTATACTTATTGTAAGTTATACTCAAGCAAAACTTTACAATTCAATACAGGGTTAAAATTAGCTAAAAATAATTTTAAAAAAGCTCAAATTATTTTTATTTATTCAGCAGCCTTAAACGGCCAACCTATAGAAAAAATTTTTGAAAATTTAAAAATAGCATAAAATAGTATTTATCTATTTAACTGTAAAATTATTCAATTTAAAATGCACTATTATAGATTTAAAGATTATAATTGAATAAACAGTTAATGGCTTTAGTGGTAATGACATCATTACGATTAAAGCTATATTTTTAAAATTAACTGGTAATGACGTCATTATAATTGCAAATAAAATATACAATTAATTATTAGTGTTATTACATAATTACGTTAATTGTGATAAGAACATCATGCTTATAAGGTGTAAAGGTTTACTAATATTTAAAACATAAATTTTAATTTTCAAGAAAGGAGTAGAAAACAAAAAATGTATTTGGAATTTTAAAAATTTATTTTAAAAATGGGAGGTAAAAATTATGCCGACGAATTTTTCGTGGATGCTAGATGGTTCTATTGTTGGAAGTTACATCATAATCACATTAATTGTAGGATTACTTATTCGTAAATATGTAAATAATGTTGATGACTACTTGGTAGCAGGAAGAGAAGTTGATTTATATGCAGGAATGGCATCGTTAGCAGCTACAGAATTTGGAATAGTAACATGTATGTCTGCATCTCAACTAGGAACTAAATATGGATTTGCAGGAGCTACAGTTGGTGTTTTATTTGCAATTGTAATGTTTATTGTAGGGAAGACAGGATTTTGTATAAAACCATTAAGAAGAGCAGGAGTTATTACAGTTCCTGAATTTTTTGAAAAAAAATTTGGTCCTAGAGTGAGATGGGCTACAGGAGTAGTAATCGTACTAGGTGGACTTTTAAATATGGGAGTGTTTTTAAGAACAGCAGGAGAATTTTTAGTTTGTACAATTGGATTAAATCCTAAATATTTAGAATTAACTATGACTGCGTTATTGTTAATAGTTGCAATTTATACAGTTATGGGAGGAATGTTATCAGTAATAGTAACAGACTTTATGCAATTTGTATTGATGAGTGTAGGATTAATATTAGTAACTATAACTATTGTGTATAAAGTAGGGTGGGGAAACATAATAAACGCTGCTTTTGCTAAAAATGGATTAGGTGCATTTAATCCATTTGTTACTGAGGGACTGGGATGGCAATATGTATTGTATACATTATTATCTGTAGCATCCACAGTATTAACTTGGCAAACAGTAATATCTCGTGTACTTGCAGCTAAAAATTATAAAGTTGCCCAAAAGATATATACTAAAACAAGTTTTTTCTATGTAGCACGTTCTATAATACCTGTAGTTTG is part of the Clostridium botulinum genome and harbors:
- a CDS encoding C-GCAxxG-C-C family (seleno)protein, with product MFIDIMKKYRDKTTYDLSCSETMIYAANEAYNLNLDEKTLKALAPFSGGMWTETTCGAISGALAVLGILFTNERAHKSDHLKELVIEFQNKFNAKLTSSKCNELKPLYRTEEHGCNSIIFMAGEILDEIISREKLKC
- a CDS encoding IS701 family transposase, whose product is MFQNLIISNELSLYKFFKQLNFDLYLTKPQLEHLEGTMTAMILKGFNGKVSDIAELASKRHRTSITRFLSKSNWDENLLINALKSKVIELIWNKSEKSQKPIYLIIDDTISEKTKPSSKAINPIEKCYFHNSHLKRKTVYGHQLVVALLSCDGLVLPYSIEIYDKSNMSKIDIATKLIKSMPKPVNKGYILCDSWYSCKAIFKASALAGYAYIGALKTNRVIYPKGHERLGIKLHKFATSLNKDSFDLVKVKGKHYYIYNYIGHLNDMKNVSIILSYPKESFQKEGSLKAFISTDLVLKPLDILFKYTDRWVIEPFFRDCKNYLGLDSYQVRSERSILRYLTIMFITYTYCKLYSSKTLQFNTGLKLAKNNFKKAQIIFIYSAALNGQPIEKIFENLKIA
- a CDS encoding GntR family transcriptional regulator; this translates as MLDKNSNTPLYIQLYTMFKEKIECGDVQDGWKLPSENELCEKYKISRSTIRQTLSELEKFGFIYKAKGKGSFVSVRPFPQDLNSLYNFSDEIKKHGKKPKYQLINLDLIVPDKTISTIMNLTYTDKVYKIQIIRKIEDEPILFETTYLPAKRFKNFENVNLNERSLYDVLRYDYNVTFSNAKQTFYPILASNKVKEYLDASKQKPLACMNVERISYEKKYIIEYTVSLVKGEKFRYTINLTN
- a CDS encoding solute:sodium symporter family transporter, coding for MFLTIGSFLSFTIIVAIISYIKTKGSDSTAKGYFLAGRGLSATVIASSMVLTSLSTEQLVGVNGDSYASNFSIMAWTVVSIIPLIVLAVYLLPKYLKGGFTTIPEFFQERYDEKTRRLMSILFLIGYTFVMIPGSLYSGAIAFTKIFNVSEMFHLSFSASLWLVVWITGIIGGIYAIFGGLKAVAVSDTLNGIGLFIGGLFIPVFGLLFIGKGNVMHGLNIILTEHPEKLNAIGSASSSTPWTTIFTGILIVNFFYWSTNQAIVQRSLAAKNLAAGQKGILMAGVMLLLLPVILNLPGTISYIVFGDSLAKADFAYPALVAKVLPKCLLGFFTATILGAILSTFNSFVNSAATLFCVDIYKPKIKPNATDDEMIKMAKIVSTIIALISMFIAPLLQYGSDGIFLILRRFAGFFNIPIVALVCIGFLNKTVSGKAARITVYLHIILYYSLVWVFKVNVNFTHIMGALFVFDVVLMLVLSLKFKRTTPYVPNKVNKSNVDLHYWKYSMLAGLLLAFALIYMYGVLSPIGIATKTPNGKFGMYSLVYWMIVLPITLVCHNAFVKKCIKAKVNEVSEIA
- a CDS encoding sulfatase family protein, translated to MKKKNILLITSDQQHWNTIGAFNKEIKTPNLDRLVKEGTTFSRAYCPNPTCTPTRCTMITGLYPSQHGGWSLGTKMPENTLTIGDILQDNDYRTALVGKAHFQHNLQNEKYPSLEAMPILHDLDFWRKFDEKFYGFEHIELTRNHTVEFLVGQHYAIWMEDNGLKNWKDYFQPPIGNLNPNAKRLWDIPEKFHYDNWIAERTNLLLEQYKDNNENFFLWSSFFDPHPPYFVPEPWASMYSSDDITLPHYLNGEHTTTSPILKKTQEKDPDFSEYYEPQDKNWLHGCHSHLQDKEELKKDIAIYYGMVSMMDHYIGKILDKLEELGMAEDTIVVFTSDHGHFFGQHGLIAKGPFHYEDMIKIPFIVREPGVVPANKVNDSLQSLVDLTPTLLSKVGIEVPRTMAGKDESSVWNGEKESLRTYVTCENQHTETTVNLRTLVNKRYKITVYYDREHGELYDLEKDPKEFNNLWNDPEYAELKSKMLLEFMWAEMDKVPLWMPRVSLA
- a CDS encoding sodium:solute symporter family protein: MPTNFSWMLDGSIVGSYIIITLIVGLLIRKYVNNVDDYLVAGREVDLYAGMASLAATEFGIVTCMSASQLGTKYGFAGATVGVLFAIVMFIVGKTGFCIKPLRRAGVITVPEFFEKKFGPRVRWATGVVIVLGGLLNMGVFLRTAGEFLVCTIGLNPKYLELTMTALLLIVAIYTVMGGMLSVIVTDFMQFVLMSVGLILVTITIVYKVGWGNIINAAFAKNGLGAFNPFVTEGLGWQYVLYTLLSVASTVLTWQTVISRVLAAKNYKVAQKIYTKTSFFYVARSIIPVVWGIAAIAVLTPSQIGGNPLYAMPKMLATVLPTGLIGILIAAMLAADMSTDSSYMLSWASVIYNDILVIIHKNSWEEKKAVLVNRLLVAAIGIFLLFYGLWYPLKSDLWVYMSLTGKIYGASVSTLLIAACYWKKANSWGGFGAIICGAITPIAFLIMQQLPSTAHLAEAVGPFMAGIASFIFAWIGMIVGSTLKNNKINSNKNTSPKEAM